The Methyloceanibacter sp. wino2 nucleotide sequence TGCGCTCGCGGAACTGCGCGTCATGCGACACAACGATCATCGCCTGCGGAAGCGTGCGCAATATCTCGGTCAGCCTGGCCTCGTTGTCTTCGTCGAGGGCGTTGGTCGGCTCGTCGAGAAGAAGAACCTCCGGTTCCATGGCCAGAACGGTGGCGAGCGTGACCAGGCGCTTCTCGCCGCCCGAGAGCTTGTGGGTCACGCGGTCCTTGAACCGGGCGAGATCCAATTCCGCCAGCACGCGATCGACGATGGCCATGGCTTCCTCGCGGGTCTTGCCCAGGTTGAGGGGGCCGAAAGCCACATCCTCGGCCACGGTCGGGCAGAACAGTTGATCGTCGGGATCCTGGAACACCAGCCCGGCAAGGCGCCGTACCTCGAGGAAGTCATCTTCGGCGCGGCGTTCCTGGCCGAAGGCCATGACGCGCCCGCGGCTGGGCCGCAGCAGGCCGACGATGAGACGCAAGAGCGTGCTCTTGCCGGACCCGTTGTGCCCGACGACGCACAGACGCTCTTTGCTGCCGAGCCGGATGTCTGCGCCATTGAGCACGGGCGGGTAGCCCGGATAGGCGAAATGAATGTCGGTAAGCTCGATCAGGGATGACATCTGCGACCCCGCCGCCTCAGATCAGAAACTGG carries:
- a CDS encoding energy-coupling factor ABC transporter ATP-binding protein, with the protein product MSSLIELTDIHFAYPGYPPVLNGADIRLGSKERLCVVGHNGSGKSTLLRLIVGLLRPSRGRVMAFGQERRAEDDFLEVRRLAGLVFQDPDDQLFCPTVAEDVAFGPLNLGKTREEAMAIVDRVLAELDLARFKDRVTHKLSGGEKRLVTLATVLAMEPEVLLLDEPTNALDEDNEARLTEILRTLPQAMIVVSHDAQFRERIASRTVRLADGKLTSPSAI